A single region of the Vicia villosa cultivar HV-30 ecotype Madison, WI linkage group LG4, Vvil1.0, whole genome shotgun sequence genome encodes:
- the LOC131596575 gene encoding uncharacterized protein LOC131596575 — translation MASGFGESTSRTPPSPPYSSNNNNSDAGNFECNICFDLAQDPIITLCGHLFCWPCLYKWLHFHSQSRECPVCKAMVEEEKLVPLYGRGKTSTDPRSKSIPGVNIPHRPAGQRPETAPPPESNPFSQHGFGFTGGLGGLGGFAPAATTRFGNFTFSAGFGGFIPSLFNFQMHGFHGGAMYGGAAGFPYGFSNSFHGGHVHRYPLPTGQGQQDYYLKMLLMIVIFCVVLAFIIG, via the coding sequence aTGGCAAGTGGGTTTGGGGAATCAACAAGCAGGACACCCCCAAGCCCTCCTTACTCGAGCAACAATAATAACAGTGATGCTGGAAATTTCGAATGCAACATTTGCTTTGACTTAGCGCAAGATCCGATAATTACGTTGTGCGGTCATCTTTTCTGCTGGCCTTGTCTTTACAAATGGCTTCATTTTCACTCGCAGTCGCGAGAGTGTCCCGTGTGTAAGGCGATGGTTGAGGAGGAGAAATTGGTTCCTTTGTATGGGAGAGGGAAAACGTCGACTGATCCGAGATCAAAGTCTATTCCTGGTGTTAATATCCCTCATCGTCCTGCCGGACAGAGACCCGAAACTGCTCCTCCGCCTGAGTCGAATCCGTTTTCTCAACATGGATTTGGATTCACAGGAGGGTTGGGGGGATTGGGAGGATTTGCACCGGCAGCGACTACACGATTTGGAAATTTTACGTTTTCTGCAGGATTTGGTGGTTTTATACCATCTTTATTTAACTTTCAGATGCATGGGTTTCACGGCGGGGCCATGTATGGTGGAGCAGCTGGTTTCCCTTATGGGTTTTCTAATTCATTTCATGGTGGGCATGTTCATAGATATCCCCTGCCAACAGGTCAAGGACAACAAGATTATTATCTGAAGATGCTGCTGATGATTGTTATTTTTTGTGTGGTACTTGctttcattattggatag